The sequence cacatatcgggctgtggcacgtggcccttacgtgaacggttcaacttctcatagaactttcgtgcgttattagcgcggtacagttcctccgtctcttcacggtctcgatcttcctgctggcgctttttcctccggaaaatcgaattttgtctgttccgcgcccgtttgtatcgtgcctcgttcccccttgtgcggtgttgcagcaatctcgcccatgctgcattcttctcctcaactaactgctcacattcgccgtcataccagtcgtttctctgatccggagccaccgtgcctagtgcagcggttgcggtgcttccaatggcggatcgaatatctctccagccatcttcaagagatgctgcgcctagctgctcttccgttgggagtgccacttccagctgctgcgcgtagtcttgggctagtttaccgtcttgtagccgcccaatgttgagccgcggcggacgactccgacgcgtgttgatcaccgtcgagagttttgagcgcagacatactgcgacgaggtagtggtcggattcaatattcgcactgcggtaagtgcgtacgttcgtgatgtcggagaagaatttaccgtcgattaggttttccgttacttgattaggtgatttccatgtggccttgtggatattcttgcgggggaagaaagtgcttcggactaccattccgcgggaggctgcaaagtttatgcatcgttggccgttgtcgttcgatacggtatgcagactatccggtccgatgaccggtctatacatttcctcccttcctacctgagcgttcatgtcaccgatgacgattttgacgtcccgcagtgggcatccatcgtatgtctgctccagctgcgcatagaacgcttctttctcgtcgtcggatctcccttcgtgtgggcagtgcacgttgatgatgctatagttgaagaaacggccttttatcctcagcttgcacatccttgcgttgattggctgccacccaatcactcgttggcgcatctttcccagcactatgaagccggttcccagctcgttggtggtgccacagctttggtagaaggtagccgctcgatgcccgcttttccacactttctgtcctgtccagcagatttcctgcagcgctacgacgtcgaagttgcggggatgtaattcatcgtagattatcctgtcgcaacctgcgaagcctagcgactttcagttccatgttccaagcttccaatcgtgatcctttattcgtcgcctaggtcgttgccgattgtatcgagtcgtattatcttctatgtcgttcgtaatagttgtttttaaaggcggcttattgggcctgcgcaaacctcctgtctcgtcggagggccgtcgtgtcagggctgtttagcgtcccacctaacaccaagacttgggcttgtgcgctttgagcggcacacggtcgctttggcggagcctacttgcggatacatgcagctttttatagaggtttaacagggcccactgtcaaaccccaccacatcctaggcaggcgccacaactcgcagatggcctggggagggatcgtcaagcccttggacatagtccctgctgcccccgactAAATAATGAATTGGTAATATTCTTTCATAAATGTCCTACAACAGATtgtatgagtgattttatgagtgaggccattttgccccgtgTTTGTATTATGCATTGTTCTccttccggagacgagccagcctagggctgaaagtctccttaataaagacaaaaaaaaattgttcttctTTACCATGATACCAGTTTTTCTAtttgcgttttgacagttggcgctgtacgtgcaacgctggaatCACACTTTTTGTGCCTGGTATTACGcattacttgatacttgatggactactacagctcttcgatgaacctacgccgaatggagtatccttctccactgaacTCGATCCtaggccaatcgcttccagtcgccctgaacattgagcgccctcaggtcctctttaactgcaaaaagccatcgtgtacgcggccttccacgaagcatgcggcctcttccgggttctctactaaatattatcttcgcttgacgttcttctggcatacgaacaacgtgtccagcccaccgtagtctgcctcTATACACGtggtacaactcgtggttcatgcgacgccgccaggtaccgttctcctgtttaccgccgagtattgtccgtaGCACCTTACACTCAAAAACTCCGAaacatgtttcatggccgtataaagccaccggaagaatcagagtagtatacagcgcgaattttgtcttcgtttgcagactacgggactatTACGCATTCACTGTCTTGAATTTGTTGGCGTTATTTTATTGCATTGAAAGTGTAGCCGAACTTATTGTATAAAATGTTCTTCCGACGCACActtaaagtttttgaaaaaaattgctgCTTTCCATCTATGGTGCCAGCAGATAAAAGACGGTGTACATGGAGGAAGCGAATGTTctatcagctgttgggagaactacccatcgttcacatcgcaaAAATCGGAGGACTGCGGTGGGCGGGACACATAGGAAAAATGTCGAACAATTACTCCGTGAAAATAATTCTCGGTAGCGATCCGATGGAAAATCGCGCAGCGAAcaaggtggaagacgatttacggaTCCTCTGCAGCTATGGACCAAGCTGAATGAAGACGACTGTTATGTACTGCTTCATAATAATAATCAATGTGTCCCCCTAGTTAATAATTGATATTAAGTCTACGGGCCATAGTACCTTTTTTAAATTGTATAACCTTTTAACTTAAAATTAAACAATAGCCAGTAAAACGGaaatattcttcaaaaattctaagaTTAGGTTAGCTAAAAGATTAATATTACTCACCGCTTTgtgtttaattttctttttttcttcctcggAGGTCATCATCTCCTGCACCCTGACTAGACGTTTCTGATTTTTGACCGACTTCTGCTCATCGCGGACCCGATTTTCCGTTTTCTGGACCGCAATTTTTAGCTGTTCTTTGGCATTGGTAGAAAATTTGAGATGCGGCTTCTGGTTGCCTATCGCCATCGCGTACTGATCGTTGAAGCTTGAGGCATATTCGCCAAAGAATGGATGGGCTGCTAATTGATCCAGAGTTGGCAAGGCTGATTTGCATGCATCCTTGGAGAGAATCGATTCCAAAAGTGCTTCTGCAAAAGAAAAGCGTTACAAAAAGCCGCCAAAAAATGCATTCTTTGGAAAACTTACTCAAGCTATCTGGACAATCCAGAATTTGTCTGGCGTAGGAATCTTGCAGAGGATAACCCATGCACATCTCGTACAATAAATGTCCGAATCCATACACGTCAATAGCCTCACAAGTGTTTATTTTGCTGTGTTGCACAAAAAACGGTCGATAGAAAGAGGGCACaccaaatataaaattttctacatcCATCAAACGTGCTATACCGTCAACAATCAACACATTGCCACAGTGGACGTGACCGCAGGCCATCCCTTTCGAATGCAAAAATCGAATAGCTTCCAGAATTTGCCGAGCGTAAAGCGCTAACTCCTTCAAAGGTAACGGAGCTCGTCCTTTCGGGCTGCCGTACTTCGAAAGGAACGGATTGCAAGGGGATGCCGCACACAGAACATCCTTCAGGCTACCTTGCTTATAAAACTTGCGAATTACCAGTGCTCCGTTGTCATTTGATGCGATATACTCAATCGGCGCAATGTATGGGTGTTGAATGCTTCCAAAGTTCTTCAGTACATTATGAATCTCTTTATCGTCGATATACTTGTCGGGTCCAAACTCCGTCCATGTGAGGATCAGATCGTCCTTTCCGCTTTCCTTCGTGTTATAGTCCTTTTCTGTTGACGTAGTCACGCACACTTGTGTGGTGTGCTGTTTGCCGTGCGATTGCGAACTTGATTTAATAAGATGATGTTTGGTGTTGGAATGACCCGGCGAGTGTTTGTTGCCTTGCGGTTTGTGCACGACTTTGAAGTAGTGCTTGCGCAGCCGCCATCCTATCGGCCCCAAGGATTGACCCAGCGTGTACACGCCGTCCGCCCGTAAACACATTGACGCATACTGCAGAGCAAGATCTGTGGAGGACAAGGAAATAATGGGTGCCTATATTGAACGGAAACAAATCCAGGGAGACGCACCATGGAACGGCGTTGAATAACTGTCCGGGTCAATGAATTTTTTGGTTGGTAAAGATGATGCCAATATGGGATTCATTAGTACTTGATTGATGAACTCTTGTAATGCAATTAACCTCTCAGCTATGAAATCAGGGCGCATATTTCCTAGAAATGAATTCGATTAATCAGTAATGTCGATAGTTGCTCTTAATTCAAGGAAACATACCAATAAACTTCTTTCCGGGAAATGACAAATCGATCCCTGATATTTGCAAGCACTTGTTAAGCGAAGCGAAGTCATTGTAACGCCTTAGAATACGCCAGCTATTTTCGGGGTACGGTCCACGCTGTGCTCTAAGTACATATTCCTGAGAAATGACGAAAGTGTTGTATAAAGATAAATGTCATAATAAATATATTAGAAACATGCACGAATAAATGAGCGTtataaaaaagcattttataCGCGATTCTGCTATtttgccgtgaatcgcataatGGTCGATTTCGAGTCAAGTTCACCAAACGTTTTAGATTCAATTTCTTTTCGCTCAAGAATCATAAAACAATTATAAACTTTGTTCTTTTAATTATGTGAAAAAATAGCAATTCAGTTTATCCCATTGTAAAAttaatcgcatatcagtcccatcatGATTACGATTAGAAAAAATAAAGTCTAGCGTGATATATGTGGCCTGCGATGATTTTGTTAGCAGGGATAGTTTCAATAAATTAGGCAAAGTTTGATTCATTCCCAAAGCCAATGATCTAAATGCGCTGTATGGTATAAAAGTCCACCACAAAATGCACGCATAATATTTCTAACAACTATTACATTTATCAGTACAACATTGTTCGAAATCCACAATGTATACATAGCCTGAGATCGcttaattgcaaaaataatATAGGAGTGTAATTTAAACAACGAACCGTTCAACTaaattatagaaaaaataaaGTGCTTCAATCAGTGCAAATAAATCAGACTATATATAAATCAGAGGGCTAGATAATTTTCATTTTAGTCGCTTTACTATAATAGTGCCAAAATATAAATAGCAGAGTGACTATAATTTTCATTCCACTCATGGAGAAATCCATAAAAAAGTACGACACGCGATAAATGGCGATTTTCGACTTCGAACTGTCCGTCACGCTTTTTGTGTTATACCttctaaatgttttttttgcagTTCGTCATGCTTCTTGACCCCTCCCCTCCCCCTGAAAGCATGACTTATTTTGTGAACAGAATACATGCTGCTTACGTTCTATTGGCGTTTTGATGATGcacgaagaaaaagaaagatgataatcgaaaaaatctccacgggaaaccatacgaagaagattttaaaactcttctcaaaaattctaaaagcaatttaatttaaaacggTAAGCATTACGAGTTTGGACTTTTCTTTTAATGTGCTTTAAGTTtaatattacaaaataaaattttgaatagaaGTATTATGTTTTttatacagtagaagaaaagttcaaccccgtactgctacagtttttaattaaattgcttttagaatttttgagaatggttttaaaaacttcttcgtataatttcccgtggaacttttttcgattatcatctttctgctttttcttcttcatccaacatcaaagcgccaattgacACAACCTACTCTGCTAAAATCAAGAACCGTTTATATTGCCTGGAACTGGTATGCGTAGTATTACCAGACGTACTCTTTTAAAAGTACATGTACTCTTTTTGCGGCAGAAAAATTACGTACTCTTCTTTTTCGCACGAAAAggttatatttttattaaatattgtTAGTACCAATTCGATTTTCAAACTTAACATTgcaaattgaatttattttcctTAGTTGTACTTAGTAAGAGTACGATAAGATTGTATATGATAAATTGTGTTTATTGTAAATTGTGTTTTCGGACTATATTGAGGTGTAAAACAATaccaaatacaattttattatttcgcttcagtgctttgttcgctaagtcctttctaacaccaaataacTTATCTTTAAAAGGAGAACTTGTGATGATAGTTTTCGATTTCTgttccttttttctttgtttgtgGAATTTTACGGTTTggaagtagtcttatttcggccggagatacgggtttgacaacaGAACTTAAAGgttcacatgcgtactcttgccccacccgttcctgcgAAATTTTACCCCTCAGCCCCAATATTTATTCAGTTTATGGTTTTAACCTCTTGGATAACCAACGGAATTaatgttctgcaccataaagtactctatacgaaaggttatcgaaatggtataatgttcacctgattgaacgtatatatggtaatggaatactagttgcgaaaacacaattatttttagcaaaatgaccagaaAATTAACTatctccatatctcccttgttgttaattcaaatcgtttacaattacacatgacaatagttggtcagaatacctatcaaactgatgcagtgctgctagtttatctttttttataacttcaaaaaatcaaaaacgtactcttaccccacgcgcactcttgccccactctactctactgcaatcaaaactttcatattgatttgttgattgtaatattcaaattaattcatgaaaataatgttaattttcataatatttaatTTGTTTAACTGTTCCTGGACACGGCGAAATTGAAGATAGACcagttttttttcgagaaatatactgccgtgaatagCAAGTCAGTCCCATCTCTACATGGCATCCATGTACAGATGagactgacttgcgattcacggcagtatagatataaaaaaatatcacataaGATACGACACAAACCGCAAAAACTAATTACAAAGTCCAGTTTGAAGAACATTGTCCAACCGTACATTGGAATTGGGAACATTATGTAGGTATTCGTTCGTTCTCATACTACAGACTGTGTTCTTTAATTTAAACCTATTCGTCAGATATCAGGCCTTCATCCTACGGAGAGTTGATCTTTTCAATTTCattaataaatttataaatattaggtagatagttttattcccgaaggaattcttggaagaattcacgaagaaattcccggattccggattcccggaaaaaatcttggaagaattccctaaggaattcttggaggaattacctaagcaattcttggaggaattccagaaggaattcttggaggatttccagaaggaattcttggaggaattctcggaaaaattcttggataGATTCCCGAAagacttcttggaggaattacagaaggaattcttggaggaattccgcaGTTCCGCAATTCCCGAAAgtactcttggaggaattactgaaggaattcttggagaaattctttgaagaattcccgaaggaatttttggaggaattctcggaggaattcccggaaggattaccgaaggaattcccgatggcattcctggaggaattcccgggagaTAGTTTCATAGTGTTTTATTCTATGAATAGGTCTTCTACTTCTTCACTTATATCTAAgagaaatttgtttcaaatattctgtgtttattattcaaattttcataataaaaaatatgttgaaaaaaaaattgttgagtacatacatttatgtaatactaaggacacacctgtggtgtTTGTTCCATGGTACAAGGAGTCAAGAAAAtaattccaagactatctttaatgaagacaataataGATATAGCACTAATTTCAAGATtttcgtaccatggtacttgtaccacccgtgtgtcattagtataaatGAATGCTTTCTACGGATCAACGGATTCATAGATAAATactaaggtacagtggggcaagtgggtaaaggaaatcgtatatttcatgttcatcaagtcataaaagttgaatataatatttaaattgatcatatttatgacataacgaatcatctatccaagctttatatgcctgcgaacaagatctttgaaaaatactttggggtcgtacacatattacgtaagcaatttttcttatattttcgaacccccctccccccatataagatttttttcatacaaatagatttttatttatatgatgcgtaagaaaacgacagaccccccctccccccataagtgcttacgtaatatgtgtacggccccttttAGGAtactaaatatttgaaaaacaaaaaattcgttttcaatttttcacttgccccacatgtggggtaagtgaaaaaatgattttaaaagaggacttttcaatataagaacacattttctgtTCATATATTTCATGCAAATGATAATTATACTGAATAGAACATAGCTGTGATCTGTTGTAATGCTTTTTGACACTTCATGAAAGTCAAATGGCACTAGAGTGCctccattaaatgatttttatgtttttatgttttctttacttGAATTTTTTGAGATCTAATATCTCATCTCCATTTGTGTCTAACACTTCTTTCTATTTCAGGTTTATAGCAAGATAATAAACCTTGGCGATAATGCAGAgaaattatctttgaaatattcatcaaacctggaatcatattgtgtttcattaacaatccacttatgatttcacaattgttgatatatttgcaatagtagtgattcttgtattaaagctatataaataacattttttcacgaattatttGTCAAACATGGATTACTTAAAAGACTGACACGCTTGGCACTTTGGGTTCCTGATTTAGTATTACCACAAAATAATTCCAATATGGATTCGCTTAATATTCTGCATAACGAGCTTATAGTAGTAATAGAATGTGTAGAAATAATGAAACTTCGAAATATAAGtttatttcttagttttttAATCTGTTTTTATGTAGTACTTGAGGTGCCCaacttgacgcactaattttactatgttccttatttaacgcaaagttgttcctaatttGACGCACTTTAAAACTATGTTAAAACTCAATCAATTAAAtgccttattttttttattatataaagACAGTGACAGACAGTGTAATAGAACTTGGTAcgatataaaataaaaagttaattaattatACAAAGAGGCATTTTTTGTTCAGTTCAGTTATTCTGCAAGTTATATGCTCTGTGGCATGTAAGTGTTTTGTTAGTTTCATGAACCCTGCACATCATTCAAAATGCTTCTTATTTAGGTGTTAGAATCatgtcaaaatatatatttacgggaaaattaacttttacatttccggagacgagccagcctcgggctgaaagtctctttaataaagacacaaaaaaaaaacaaacttttacaTTTCATTACATAACCAGCCTACCATGGTCTGTTGTATTtgtaataaaaacataactttctTTGGTAATCTGCAATTTTGAATCTATAAACTGAGAAGTTCATATAGCTTCTGTCTAAACTGAGAAGGATACAGAAAACGCAACTTGTATATTAACGCTTTTAGAACCACATTGAAGCTACCAATCTGCAAGTGTTACGTGACCGGCAGATATATCTAAAAACATATGAGCTGCCCATctatatacattttttcaataaactattaACATAAACTGAAGCTTATATGAGAAAGGCagccatatttttgtttgatttcatATTCAGGGTTGCACGACTAGTAGCGACAGGAAAGCGACAGAgtaacaaattgaaaatgtgtTCATTGTTTTGGTTTGTTAGAATTTCGTACAAAGAAAGTAAATTGAATTATATGATActaatttatattaaaatattgtttttccgcAAGAATTCTAGCACTAGCATATAAAAACAGCATAATTACCAAATACCTGTAAGAAACGCGTCAAATAAACGCATCAAAATCGAAGGCAGCATAAGGCATACTATCATGGGCTGGACACTTAGTGGAATGATCCAATGTTGACTAATATTTAAAGTAGTTGAGAGTTAGTTAAAACTTAATGAATACATATTGCTTTTCCTAATACTATTATTGAGGTTTATTAGCACTGCCTTGTCTATTCGTATGATAAGATTAATTAGGAACATCACAATGCATTGTGAGCCTAATTTGACGCAGAACATTTTGGGTTGAAAAATGCGTTCGAATGTAGCAATGTTCAACGTAAAAGGTAAAGCTTACTCATAATGCTTAGCTGTTTGTAGGTAGGGGTAAAAGATTCTCACAAAAGTTATTTTgtgtgaaaaaatgatcattcgaTCCTTAGCATTGTggctaagaaagaaaaaaattgacgCATTATGAGTATTACTTCCATATATTTTATTCGGGTACGTTGATTCTTCATCAATAATATGTGTTAGAAATAGTCATAGCTGTAAATAGTAGTTCTAAgttcaattgaattttattgccCATCTAACGCAACCCTACACTACCCTTTTTTAATGACTCGTCTAATACTCCGCCAACAGAAATAGAGAGTAAGAGAGTCTCCCGCACGACCGATAGCCGATGGTCAACCATACAGCTGTAGGAAGAGTGGACAGCAAAATTGTAAATAAACCAGTAGCAAATAATACGTTGAAGAACAAACAACTACGGTCGGTCGTTTCTTTGGTCCCTAGATGACAAGAAATTCTCTAAGTGTTGAGCTAAACTGCCAACTTTAACTTTGCGTGGTCGGTTTGAGTGCAGTGTACTGgacttatgctacgtttagacaaggcaagtgaattgagcaagtcgcttgaatcgaacgcgaactgaacgtgtaaacacctcaattcaattcacttgaacgaaaagaaagttgaacatgttcaacttttggcaagtcaattgaattcaactgagttgttcaattcacttgccctgtcaaaacgtagcattagtgCAATTTTTGGCTCATTTGGTGAAGACTTTGCATTGCGGTGAACTTTTCGGGGCTAATTAAATTAGCGAAGCAAGTCCTTCGAGTGACGGCACGCGAGTATCGTGAACATTTGGTCCTTTGAGCCGGATCGAAGGCATTTCATACCGGAAAGTGATTCCCGCGGTAGTGCAATAAAAAGCAATCTGACCAAACGCGCGCGCTGGTCATTGGTGGTGGCTGCCATTCAATTGTTGGCATTTTTTGATTGCTTTGTGCGAACTAATAGTGCGTGTGCGCTGGGAGGCTTTACCAAGGCGGGTAGACCTCGTTCGTGTGGGAGAACAAATTAAACTATTTGCGCAC comes from Armigeres subalbatus isolate Guangzhou_Male chromosome 2, GZ_Asu_2, whole genome shotgun sequence and encodes:
- the LOC134210914 gene encoding PX domain-containing protein kinase-like protein, yielding MAIFEKRLEQKVVLDDTETIACTIETAQNIDGHTEYVLRAQRGPYPENSWRILRRYNDFASLNKCLQISGIDLSFPGKKFIGNMRPDFIAERLIALQEFINQVLMNPILASSLPTKKFIDPDSYSTPFHDLALQYASMCLRADGVYTLGQSLGPIGWRLRKHYFKVVHKPQGNKHSPGHSNTKHHLIKSSSQSHGKQHTTQVCVTTSTEKDYNTKESGKDDLILTWTEFGPDKYIDDKEIHNVLKNFGSIQHPYIAPIEYIASNDNGALVIRKFYKQGSLKDVLCAASPCNPFLSKYGSPKGRAPLPLKELALYARQILEAIRFLHSKGMACGHVHCGNVLIVDGIARLMDVENFIFGVPSFYRPFFVQHSKINTCEAIDVYGFGHLLYEMCMGYPLQDSYARQILDCPDSLKALLESILSKDACKSALPTLDQLAAHPFFGEYASSFNDQYAMAIGNQKPHLKFSTNAKEQLKIAVQKTENRVRDEQKSVKNQKRLVRVQEMMTSEEEKKKIKHKAKQEQRQAKLRAQNSLQLNNGPPQTVTVSASSGSAGAVMIKSDSANSIISPLDVTLMSPPAQATTESGGSGSSPLPPPSAPPIPPPSSLPLFDQAIVSGSSNGRQLVKSISGDGPCSSNRSALLDSICNFNKSGLKKINISDE